The sequence CGAGGTTGCCCTGAGGTTGGCTGCATCAGTtgaatcaaaaaaagaaaacaagacttAGTTCTTCATTTAATAATGTTTGATTCAGAGAAAAATCTCCAATCACTTTTTCTTAGATTTTAGAAagtttgaaaatatgtttttatttgaatgactCATAATTTTTAATGGcttgtattctttttttcttatttgttttaggTCTTGCTAGTGTTGTGGCATCCTTGTATCTGTGTCTGTATTACAACATCATCAATGCATGGAGTTTCTGGTACctctttcattcatttcaagTGAGCACCTACATATTGAATTGTTGTGATTTTCTTATGTCAGATGCACATTCAGACTGTAGAGTAATCCATCTGTGTTGATTCACATCCCAGTCCACCCTGCCCTGGTCAGTTTGCCCCATAAACTCCAACCGGACAGGACCTATAGAGGAGTGTGAAAGAGCTACACCCACCCAGTATTTCTTCTACAGGGAAACACTCAACATCTCCTCCTCTATTGAAGAAAATGGAAGTATTCATACAGGCCAGGCATTGTGTCTCCTGCTTGCATGGGGGATAACTTATCTATTCATTGTCCGAGGAGTAAAGTCAACTGGGAAGGTAAAAAGAGCCCCATTAACTGATTCAGTATACTTTATATACTGGTTATTGTTATCTCCggccaccaaaggcaaaaggtgataatgtatttgcctgtgactgtgtgcatttgtctgtactattaacaaaatatctcatgatttaaaagaaactcttAGAAAATGATCACTGGATTGACATCTAcaaataacctttggagtcaacctgtttcaagatggctgccacagctaatcaactttatccaacacaaaacatggctataactcagtcagttttacagacattaagctaaaatgCGGTGTGTTAGTGTTATCCTCAACACGTCCTTTGGCACTAATACACCTTGCAGGATCTCATCATATCTCAAGATTGCACAAATCATCATTTacaagtttgactaaaacagctccaacaaCCTTCTCAACAGAAGGCTATCTTTGGCATGGTGTGGGGgaaaggaggcaaacccagagcgcagactcattttgaaaaaaaactaatttattaaaataaaagaaaaccaaaaacaaaacgctgacgtggcagcaggaaggaaactaaatacaaaacaaactaaatacaaaaactgaacagacatgggcaggagacgagcagaaccagacatcagggagAATAGACCGGCGAACCAGCgagagtggaggagatgaccgggttttaaagacagagggtaatcaggtgaagtgggcacaggtgagtgataacgaggagcaggaaaacaagtgactgactgaggaggggtgaatgatgacaggaaacaaagacacgaggaacaaggACCAGattaacaaagataactgaaaacagtaaactcaaactgaaacatgaagacaataaactgaatacaaaaacccaaatcctaacaatCTTAATCTAAACCTCTGTCAGGAAAGACAGCAGGTgatattatttaaactttgtttttcatagAAAAGGTGAAGCGTACAGTTATTACCCTTTGACTATGTAACAGATGTCAATGTTATGATGACATTTTATTCCCTACATCTTTACATCTGAGTATGTTAATGAATTGTTCTCTATGATTTTTGTAGGTTGTGTACTTCACAGCAACGTTTCCATACGTTGTTCTGTTTATCTACTTGATTCGTGGCATGACTCTTCATGGAGCTGTTAATGGGGTCATATACATGTTTACACCCAAGGTAAGATCATCATGTGGGAAGTTAGGCTGTTCaacaatttttactttttaatacttGTGGTGTTGGAGTACAGGCTTTGCtattttttatgtgcatttctgtgcttttagaTGGAAGAACTTGCCAAACCTACCACTTGGATTAATGCAGCcactcaaatctttttttctctgggTTTGGGTTTTGGATCGCTCATAGCTTTTTCCAGCTACAACCAGTACCACAACAATTTTGAGCGCCAGGCCATCATTGTCTCTCTTATAAACAGTGGAACCTCCATCTTTGCCGCCATTGTCACCTTTGCCATCTATGGATTCAAGGCGACTGTCAACTATGAGAACTGCCTGGAGAGGTACGGGTGTTGTGTTCAAAGGTGTGGTTAGTCTGACACATGTAGATACACAGTTTATAGCtatattgttattattacacATGTATGAACTTTATTCTCTTAGCCTGACTCGGGCCTTATCAGTTGtgatattgtttttcaggcttataaaacatattttctcaaaaacaacatactatTGTGAAAGAACACTATATTAGCTCATATTAAACCCCTATCcttttgcatgacattgtttgtttagtttgatttctcaaatgattttttgttgatttttttctcaaattcatATTGACAAGCCACAAAGTTTCTGAGAGTGTTCCTTGGACAGAACACACAACTTGTCccatcagctttttgttcatAGACCCACAATGAAGCATCCGAAGAAAAGAACCCTACATATATATACGTACAGtgagacatggaggaggctcagttctgttctggggctgctttgcttcATCTGGAACAGGGTGTCTTGAATCTGGTTGGGGTACAATGAACTCTTAAGACTATCAGGGCGTCAAAGCAAAATGGGTTTCCAGTGTCAGTAAGTTTGGTCACAGTCACAGGTCATGGGTTCTCCAACACACAGCTTAAAAACACCCAAGAAGaactcagaaccaaacattagACTATTCTGAAGtgtccttctgagccctgatctcaatcctGTTGAACACCTGTGGATGAGCTGAAACATGTAGAGTAGAAAaggacagctggagcagtttgttcatgaggagtaatacctgtggacaggtgtaGAAGTATCAGAGacagttacagaaatcacttgattgcagtgattgcctcaaaaggttgggcaacaaaatattaaaggtaCCATCCTTTTTTTCAAGACCAGTTCCATCAagtgtgttatttatttttgcattgctttttacttttaaaaccaaaattcaaaagcagtgaccgattttttttacatggatgTAAAATTTGTTTCAGCCCAGTAAATGAAAACTTGTAAGCTGGACTCTTGCATTTCAGAAAAatcctttttcttcctttttttaggaCACGCACTCTGCTGCTGAATGCCTTCAGCCTATCAGAGGACAGCATAAATATGGACAATGTTTTCGAGTGGATTGAGAAACTGAACACAACCTATCCAGAGCAGTTTGCTGAACTTTATGGCAAACTGGAAACGTGCGACCTTGAGCAGGAACTAAACACTGTACGTAGTTCTACACACATAAAGCGTtgatattttttactgtttaaccGAGAAAAATGCAGTGTTTCACTCTTTAATAGAGATATTCCTGGCAGTGCAATATGATGTTCATTATGCTGCTGCAGTGGTTGACACTGTTGGTTAGAAACCTTTGGGTTCTCTTTCTGTGTGGGGTTTCTCACCTAAATGCACTGATTTGTGGAGGTAAAGGGGATTCACATagaatttattattgttaaaaagcaataatgtttttgctcatgtctgtgtgcgtttgttgcttagcaaaatatctcatgaaccactgactggattttaatgaaacttttaagaaaTGATTTTTGAATGTACCTCTACCACTGATTGAGATCTAGAGCCCAATTTaggatggctaccacagccaactcaccttgGAATACACAGAACTTGctttaatttagtcaatttcacagattttgagctaaaatttgttgtggtagtagctgagagtcattctcagcacacactctgagcactaaatgATCAcataagatctttttttaaaactttgatgtCTTCACCCCTGGAGCCAGGTCCTTTGAAGGACTGTCAGTCTATATATGTTTGTgaagtcacaaaaaacaacgtacaaatgtaaaatatcaggatctgggttttctttgagtttctttttgtatttagggttattgtttttgtgtgtttgtggttatgagtttggatttattgtttcttttattttgtaatttggtcgtcttgtcttagttcaggttttgctccttgtgtcttttgtttttctgtcatcattcacctgtcctcatcTTATCatttgtctgcctgccacgcccatcttcacctgccccaagtttgtaatcactcacctgtgccctcctgcctttaaaacctggtcatctcctccacttactcccTGGTCTGTTGTCACTTCAATGTACGGTCTGGTTTCCGCTCAGGGCTCGCCTCTCGTGTTCGCTTCAGTTTgaattttgttagtgttttgtaCTTAATTTTGGTTTTCTGCCATGtctgtcagcctttgtttttgttcctttttacaCAGCAACTCAATTTCCTCAGAAGATTTGAGTATTAtagattattaatatttttgcagGTGAGATTTTTACATGAAAGTGCCCATTTTTTCTACAGGTTTTTCATCATATTTGTCTTAATACAAGGACCTTGTTCAGAGGGTTGCTGTGCAGGTCTTAGTGAAGAACCCTCGATGGACTCCGATTTCTAAGTTGTTCCCAGAACTTTCTACTTtcaagctgcagaaacaaaacattccagTGATGAACAAACACTTTTGTTCATAAAATCCTTCTTGTTCAGATGAACTGGTGATGAGCCACAGAAACACTTTAattatctgaaaaaaatgtaaacctaTATTTCTAACACGAGTCTAACCCCCTgactttttgtaaatttataacCAATCCACAATGTAAGGCTCATATAGAAAGCTATAGTTAATTTGATCCTAAGACAGCAAACAAGTCCCTGCTACTTAGGAGAACAATATTTCTGACTAAGTTCTTTTCTGTCCTGGGTGTGTTTCAGGCAGTAGAGGGGACTGGTCTGGCCTTCATCGTGTACAGCGAGGCCATCACGAACATGCCGCTGTCTCAGCTGTGGTCCGTGCTGTACTTCATAATGCTCCTGCTGCTGGGAATGGGCAGCATGCTGGGAAACGTCACTGCCATCATCACCCCACTACGAGACTTCAAGGTGGTGTCCCGCATAAGCAGTGAGCTCTTTAACGGTAAGGTGAAAGCTCTTTGTGTATAATTCAATaagcagacaaggctgatgagcAATGAAATtacctaaaaacaacatattattACACCCAATCTACATCCAAAAAgggtttaacattttattgaactgtcaGCAACACTATAGCAAGCATTATCGAAAAAGATATACATCAAGTATAAAGGTCAACACTTGTGTATAAATAATTCACCCTAAACCCTTTGAACGTTATGGAAAACTTAGCTCTCCGTCCCTCCCATGTATTCAGCTTGAAATCATCCAGTTTGTCCTCAGATTTGTCCCAGCAGTtcaatgtgacacaaagtagatAATCCACTTCATCGCCAGGCCACAGAAAGGATGTagttttgctcttgtttttactatctgtctgtttcttcctgttgtCACAGTTTGAAGCGTCTGCTCCACACTCTCTTTTCCTttatttggtgtatttttgtggcagcgttacagTGCTGCATACAGTGCTGGCGTAGTTACTACggtgtttgggttttgttctgtgtttctgtgtagatGGAAATATTTCTAGAACTGGTGCTGTGCTTTTGAAACAAGATTGCTTTGGACAGACATCATTCCTGTGTGGGCGGGGCGTTAGGGTCTGacttttggaacatttttttcatgtcagtttaaaataagatgataataaaaccacatttaaactttcattttcctcagcaaaacaaagattatCAATGTTCAGAACAGTGTGGGAGACAGTTGATTAAAGATTgaaatgtggttttgttttaacgATAAAACTAGTTTCAAATACAAGTTGTTTGCCATGGTTGCTGCATATTGTGTTGTTGGAGTCTATTGTATAGGGTGACGATTGTTAAGTAACACAGTAAAAATTAACAGCTATATTTAGTCACATTTAGCTCCTCATaacattgaaaataactttttccatctcatttatttaataaaaaaagtttaaatgtttaaaatatgaatCCAAATggtaatgttaaaaaatattttgtgttaaaattaaGCATAAAAAATGTGGATACTGTAGGGCTTTCATGGTTGACATGTCTCTTCAATGTTGCATGGGGAACTGGGACAACTGTCAAGGtatcacacttctcagcctccttGGGAAAATTTAGTCCAAATTGTTAGAAAGGAGACTTTAACCGATTGTTGAATCTTGGATTCTGGAGGAGGAGAGTGTCCTTTGTCCTCATCGTGGaccagtggaccagatctttaccCTAAGTAAGGGGGTCCTGGGAGTTTGACTCTTCAGTCTACatgttttgtggatctggagaaggcttttaACTGGGTTTGCCGAGACATTCTGTGGGAGGTGCTGCCAAAGACATTCAATCCCCGTATGAGCAAGGCAGGAGCTGCTTCTGCACCCatggcacaaagtcaagcttgtTCTCAGTGCTGGTTGGAATCAACCAGGAATGTCACTGTTCTCCAATCCTGTTGGttgtgttcatggacaggatgtGCAGTTGTTGAAAGGAGGATGTCTggtttgtctctgctttttgcaaacgatgtggttctgttggcctCTTCAAGCAATGACCTTCTGTGTGCTTTGGGATGGCTCAAAGCAGAGTGTAAAGTGATTGGAATGAAAGTCAGGTTCTCTAAGTCTGAAGCCATGGTTCTTAAGGAggaaaaggtggaatgctccctctag is a genomic window of Kryptolebias marmoratus isolate JLee-2015 linkage group LG16, ASM164957v2, whole genome shotgun sequence containing:
- the LOC108250047 gene encoding sodium- and chloride-dependent transporter XTRP3; this encodes MEKDVRDNWENPTQFILACVSYAVGLGNVWRFPYLCQMHGGGGFLIPYFLMLLLEGVPLFYMELAIGQKMRLGSIGAWTAISPYLGGLGLASVVASLYLCLYYNIINAWSFWYLFHSFQSTLPWSVCPINSNRTGPIEECERATPTQYFFYRETLNISSSIEENGSIHTGQALCLLLAWGITYLFIVRGVKSTGKVVYFTATFPYVVLFIYLIRGMTLHGAVNGVIYMFTPKMEELAKPTTWINAATQIFFSLGLGFGSLIAFSSYNQYHNNFERQAIIVSLINSGTSIFAAIVTFAIYGFKATVNYENCLERTRTLLLNAFSLSEDSINMDNVFEWIEKLNTTYPEQFAELYGKLETCDLEQELNTAVEGTGLAFIVYSEAITNMPLSQLWSVLYFIMLLLLGMGSMLGNVTAIITPLRDFKVVSRISSELFNGIVCLVCFLLGLGFTTTSGNYWFSIFNDYGATFSLLFIVLIEIITVSYYYGIKRFEKDIEDMLGHRPNWYWKIMWAGVSPLLLIALFLFYIVSYIQGGTPTYQAWNEDLGKSEQAEYPLFGQAFIGLLLVSSVSCVPLTALYVFIQKRKQAHQHKQQHSVSTVAA